Proteins found in one Paenibacillus borealis genomic segment:
- a CDS encoding CvfB family protein: MSLIAGTTVTLEVMREVSPYGYFLSAGDQDIMLHYTELVGSKPKIGDKVEVFIFFDTEDRPAATMKKPYLTLGEMALLEVADIHPRLGCFLEMGLGRQLLLPIGELPELIELRPQIGDKVFAIMEHDKQGRLRAKLAGEQELAPLALPAPESWQGQTVTARVYKPLQMGTFVLVDAGVLGFGIIGMVHSSERSRLLRLGEVIEARVAHIREDGRVNLSMGHRKEVGRDVDSAALLDFLASRPGGGMPYSDATPPDIIKQRFGISKSAFKRALGKLMKEGLVTQKENWTYLAGKEEAAAEPETDNQ, from the coding sequence TACGGTTACGCTTGAAGTGATGCGGGAAGTCTCCCCTTACGGGTACTTCCTGAGCGCCGGTGACCAGGATATCATGCTTCACTATACCGAGCTGGTAGGCAGCAAGCCGAAGATCGGTGACAAGGTTGAAGTGTTCATCTTCTTCGATACCGAGGACCGCCCTGCAGCTACAATGAAGAAGCCTTACCTGACGCTGGGTGAAATGGCGCTGCTCGAAGTAGCTGATATTCATCCGCGTCTCGGCTGCTTCCTGGAGATGGGGCTTGGACGCCAGCTGCTGCTGCCGATCGGCGAGCTTCCGGAGCTGATAGAGCTGCGTCCGCAGATCGGTGACAAGGTCTTCGCCATTATGGAGCATGACAAGCAGGGGCGTCTTCGTGCCAAGCTGGCCGGAGAGCAGGAGCTTGCGCCCCTGGCGCTGCCCGCACCTGAATCATGGCAGGGGCAGACTGTAACTGCCCGGGTGTACAAACCTCTGCAGATGGGTACCTTTGTGCTTGTAGATGCTGGTGTACTCGGCTTCGGCATCATTGGCATGGTTCATTCCTCAGAGCGCAGCCGGCTCCTGCGCCTGGGTGAAGTGATTGAAGCACGGGTAGCCCATATCCGTGAGGATGGCCGCGTTAACCTTAGCATGGGCCACCGCAAGGAAGTGGGCCGTGATGTGGATTCAGCGGCACTGCTGGATTTCCTGGCTTCCCGTCCGGGCGGCGGAATGCCTTATTCGGATGCTACGCCTCCGGATATTATCAAGCAGCGTTTCGGCATCAGCAAGTCGGCCTTCAAGCGTGCGCTGGGCAAGCTGATGAAGGAAGGCCTGGTTACCCAGAAAGAAAACTGGACCTATCTGGCCGGTAAGGAAGAAGCAGCTGCTGAGCCGGAAACTGACAACCAATAG
- a CDS encoding class I SAM-dependent DNA methyltransferase: MSSYGKFAYVYDELMADMPYPDWLTFAETAWSKYGKPRTVAELGCGTGSLTIPLAAAGYHMTGIDLSSDMLAVAQRKLEQQPQGRRFLREGSVRWVRQNMKEWEMPEPVDSVISFCDCLNYVLEEQDVRDVFACTYAGLKPGGTFLFDVHHPNTLIRYEEEQPFVQDEPNVSYIWTCELDVPRREIEHHLSIFAREEGRQDVYRRFEETHTQRAYDPDWMKQELLKAGFKDVKIYADFEWIEADDSAQRLFYVAVK; the protein is encoded by the coding sequence GTGTCTTCCTATGGGAAATTTGCTTATGTATACGATGAGCTTATGGCGGATATGCCGTATCCGGATTGGCTGACCTTTGCGGAGACGGCATGGAGCAAATACGGCAAGCCGCGTACGGTAGCCGAACTCGGCTGCGGTACCGGAAGCCTGACCATTCCGCTGGCTGCGGCAGGTTATCATATGACGGGGATTGATCTCTCTTCGGACATGCTGGCTGTAGCGCAGCGCAAGCTGGAGCAGCAGCCGCAGGGACGGCGTTTTTTGCGGGAAGGCAGTGTACGCTGGGTTAGACAGAACATGAAGGAATGGGAGATGCCGGAGCCCGTGGATTCGGTCATTTCCTTCTGCGATTGCCTCAATTATGTGCTGGAGGAGCAGGACGTAAGGGACGTATTCGCCTGTACCTATGCGGGGCTTAAGCCGGGCGGGACCTTCTTGTTCGATGTACATCATCCGAATACCCTGATCCGGTATGAGGAAGAGCAGCCCTTCGTGCAGGATGAGCCGAACGTATCGTATATCTGGACCTGTGAGCTCGATGTGCCGCGCCGTGAGATTGAGCATCACCTGTCCATCTTCGCCCGTGAAGAGGGCCGCCAGGATGTGTACCGTCGGTTTGAAGAGACGCACACCCAGCGCGCCTATGATCCGGATTGGATGAAGCAGGAGCTGCTGAAGGCCGGATTCAAGGACGTTAAGATCTATGCGGACTTCGAGTGGATCGAAGCTGACGATTCCGCGCAGCGGCTGTTCTATGTAGCTGTGAAATGA
- a CDS encoding ArsR/SmtB family transcription factor — MIYIKDLMSGIDIFKALSSEIRIQILELLATNQALNLNEIAKKLNLSNGAITMHIKKLEESGLIEINTSVGKHGIQKVCYLNKDKLMVDLRSKDVDNLYEVEIQVGHYSNYQAVPTCGLATKDSIIGDFDEPRYFADPQRIDSEIIWMAEGFLEYRIPNYLKANQTFREIQFSMELGSEAPGFSDNYPSDLYFYVNGIEIGFWTSPGDFGDARGTFNPDWWPPHLNQYGMLKLIRINNEGSFIDGCRISDITLDDIKLDYKSELTFRIAVTDKPVNKRGLTIYGKHFGNYSQDLLARVLYNVHEVDDPSCKVSTAGAID; from the coding sequence ATGATTTATATCAAAGACCTGATGAGCGGGATCGACATTTTCAAGGCGCTCAGCTCCGAGATCCGGATTCAGATTCTCGAACTGCTGGCCACGAACCAGGCGCTGAACCTTAATGAAATTGCCAAGAAACTCAATCTCAGCAATGGCGCAATTACGATGCATATCAAGAAGCTGGAGGAGAGCGGCCTGATTGAGATTAACACCTCGGTAGGCAAGCACGGCATCCAGAAGGTCTGCTATCTGAATAAAGATAAACTGATGGTGGATCTGCGCAGCAAGGATGTCGACAATCTGTACGAGGTCGAAATCCAGGTGGGACATTACAGCAATTATCAGGCGGTCCCAACCTGCGGACTGGCCACCAAAGACAGCATTATCGGTGACTTCGACGAGCCGCGCTATTTCGCCGATCCCCAGCGGATTGATTCGGAGATTATCTGGATGGCCGAAGGTTTCCTGGAATACCGTATTCCGAACTATCTCAAGGCCAACCAGACCTTCCGGGAGATTCAATTCTCCATGGAGCTTGGTTCTGAGGCTCCAGGGTTCAGCGACAACTATCCTTCGGATCTGTATTTCTATGTGAATGGAATCGAAATCGGTTTCTGGACCAGTCCCGGCGACTTCGGAGATGCCCGCGGCACCTTCAATCCCGACTGGTGGCCGCCTCACCTTAACCAGTATGGAATGCTGAAGCTGATCCGGATCAACAATGAGGGAAGCTTCATTGACGGCTGCCGCATCTCGGACATCACCCTTGACGATATCAAGCTGGATTACAAAAGCGAGCTGACCTTCCGCATTGCCGTCACCGACAAGCCGGTCAACAAACGCGGCTTAACCATTTACGGCAAGCATTTCGGCAATTACAGCCAGGACCTGCTGGCGCGTGTGCTCTATAATGTGCATGAGGTTGACGATCCCTCCTGCAAAGTATCAACCGCTGGAGCCATTGACTGA
- a CDS encoding alpha-N-arabinofuranosidase, producing MTSGALKATLVVDKSFVIAEVDKRIYGSFIEHLGRAVYGGIYEPGHPTAGALGFRDDVKSLVKELNVPIIRYPGGNFVSGYNWEDGVGPVEQRPRRLELAWRTVEPNEVGTNEFMNWAREAGSEVMMAVNLGTRGVDAARNLLEYCNHPGGTYWSDLRRSHGVEQAHKIKTWCLGNEMDGPWQIGQKTAVEYGRLAYETGKAMRLVDPDIELVSCGSSSSAMPTFPEWEAVTLDHTYDVADYVSLHQYYGNRDNDSANFLARSMDLEHFIKTVTATCDYIKAKKRSKKTMYLSFDEWNVWYHSNESDTKIDPWTIGPPQLEDHYNFEDALLVGSMLITFLRHADRVKMACLAQLVNVIAPIMTEAGGAAWKQTIFYPYLHASKYGRGVSLQPIVNSPKYDAQDYTDVPYLDSAIVHNEEQGELTIFAVNRHLEEGLHLKADIRGFEGYTLLEHIVLKHDDLKAVNTPAEQRVQPVQAAGTVCKDGYVDTLLSKASWNVIRLKKSAGL from the coding sequence ATGACTTCTGGAGCATTAAAGGCAACGCTGGTTGTAGACAAATCCTTTGTAATCGCTGAAGTGGATAAGCGGATCTACGGCTCATTCATAGAACATCTGGGTCGGGCGGTATACGGGGGAATTTACGAACCCGGACACCCGACTGCAGGCGCTCTCGGCTTCAGGGACGATGTGAAATCACTGGTGAAGGAACTGAATGTGCCCATTATCCGATATCCCGGAGGTAATTTTGTATCCGGTTACAATTGGGAGGATGGTGTAGGTCCAGTTGAACAACGGCCCAGACGTCTTGAACTGGCGTGGCGGACGGTCGAGCCTAATGAGGTGGGTACCAATGAATTCATGAACTGGGCCAGAGAAGCGGGTTCAGAGGTTATGATGGCAGTCAATCTCGGAACACGCGGAGTAGATGCAGCACGTAACCTGCTGGAATATTGCAATCATCCCGGAGGAACGTACTGGAGTGATCTGCGGAGAAGCCACGGGGTAGAGCAGGCCCATAAGATCAAGACCTGGTGTCTGGGCAATGAAATGGATGGCCCCTGGCAGATTGGCCAGAAGACGGCTGTGGAATATGGACGGCTGGCTTATGAGACAGGTAAGGCAATGCGCCTGGTAGACCCGGACATTGAGCTTGTCTCCTGCGGAAGCTCCAGCTCGGCGATGCCGACCTTCCCTGAATGGGAAGCTGTTACTCTGGATCATACCTACGACGTAGCCGATTATGTTTCACTGCATCAATATTACGGCAACCGTGATAACGATTCGGCGAACTTTCTGGCACGCAGCATGGACCTGGAGCATTTCATCAAGACGGTTACAGCCACCTGTGACTATATCAAGGCCAAGAAACGCAGCAAGAAGACGATGTATCTCAGCTTCGATGAATGGAATGTATGGTACCACTCGAACGAATCAGATACGAAGATTGATCCATGGACCATCGGTCCGCCGCAGCTTGAGGATCATTACAACTTCGAGGATGCCCTGCTGGTCGGCAGCATGCTGATAACCTTCCTGAGACATGCGGACCGGGTGAAGATGGCTTGTCTGGCACAGCTGGTCAACGTTATCGCACCGATCATGACAGAAGCAGGCGGTGCCGCCTGGAAGCAGACGATTTTCTATCCCTATCTGCATGCTTCCAAATACGGCCGCGGGGTTTCCCTTCAGCCGATTGTCAATTCTCCGAAATACGATGCACAGGATTACACCGATGTTCCTTATCTCGACAGTGCGATTGTACATAATGAGGAGCAGGGTGAGCTGACAATCTTTGCAGTGAACCGTCATTTGGAGGAAGGCCTGCATCTGAAGGCCGATATCCGGGGCTTCGAGGGGTATACCCTGCTTGAGCATATCGTTCTGAAGCATGATGACCTGAAGGCTGTGAATACGCCCGCAGAACAGAGAGTACAGCCGGTGCAGGCTGCCGGTACCGTATGCAAGGATGGTTACGTAGACACACTTCTCTCCAAAGCTTCGTGGAACGTAATCCGGCTGAAGAAAAGCGCAGGCTTGTGA
- a CDS encoding ABC transporter substrate-binding protein: MKKKGFLALMVVAMVVFLAGCGGSSKEEGGESSVLNAGAGDNATELSYWTFVELHGQHFEKMLEKWNAANPDRQIKLNVTVMPYDDMHNKLSIAVQTGVGAPDIADIELGKFPDFLAGTPQLEPLNDVAEPYKGTVVQSQLDLYSKEGNIYGLSTHVGATVAFYNTEILEQAGVDYKTIVTWDDFKKAGMQVYEKTGKYMGTADTSAIWQESLLLAQQGSDLTDDAGNPKVNSPEMVKALTMLKDLQDNNVISTIAGGQPDTEEAYGEFNSGNYATAFMPLWQMSRYTNYMADLQGKIAIAPLPVFEKGMPRSYGGGGTGTVVTKTAKDVQLAKDFIAYAKLSLDANIEIWNTLGFDPINMSVWDMKDVTHNPENQFVKYFVNNPFDVLNEIKEEIQLIKSTSASPTINNVLCTVTLNEIFEDGKDVQKALDDAQAQIEQELK, translated from the coding sequence ATGAAGAAGAAGGGGTTTCTCGCATTAATGGTAGTGGCAATGGTAGTATTCCTGGCAGGCTGTGGAGGATCATCCAAGGAAGAGGGCGGTGAAAGCTCGGTACTTAATGCCGGTGCCGGCGACAATGCGACAGAGCTCTCCTACTGGACATTCGTTGAATTACACGGCCAGCATTTTGAGAAAATGCTTGAGAAATGGAATGCGGCCAATCCTGACCGTCAGATCAAGCTGAACGTTACAGTAATGCCTTATGATGACATGCACAACAAATTGTCCATTGCTGTACAGACGGGGGTAGGCGCGCCGGATATTGCCGATATTGAATTGGGTAAATTCCCTGACTTCCTGGCCGGAACACCACAGCTGGAACCGCTTAATGATGTAGCTGAGCCTTATAAGGGTACTGTTGTGCAATCCCAGCTGGATTTGTACAGCAAAGAAGGAAATATATACGGCCTGTCTACTCACGTAGGGGCAACCGTTGCCTTTTATAACACAGAGATTCTCGAACAGGCAGGAGTCGACTATAAGACGATCGTAACCTGGGACGACTTCAAGAAAGCCGGCATGCAGGTGTACGAAAAAACCGGCAAATACATGGGCACCGCTGACACAAGCGCTATCTGGCAAGAATCGCTCCTTCTGGCGCAGCAAGGCTCTGACCTCACCGATGATGCCGGCAATCCAAAGGTGAATTCACCGGAGATGGTGAAAGCCCTAACTATGCTCAAGGATCTGCAGGACAACAATGTAATCTCCACCATCGCCGGAGGACAGCCGGATACAGAAGAAGCTTATGGTGAATTCAACTCCGGTAACTATGCAACAGCCTTCATGCCGCTATGGCAAATGTCGAGATACACCAACTATATGGCTGACCTGCAGGGCAAGATTGCCATTGCTCCGCTTCCAGTGTTTGAGAAAGGGATGCCAAGATCGTATGGCGGCGGCGGAACCGGTACTGTAGTCACCAAAACAGCCAAAGATGTACAGCTGGCTAAAGACTTCATTGCTTATGCGAAACTTTCCCTGGATGCCAATATCGAAATCTGGAACACGCTTGGCTTTGACCCGATCAATATGAGCGTATGGGATATGAAAGACGTGACTCATAATCCTGAGAATCAGTTCGTGAAGTATTTTGTCAACAACCCGTTTGATGTATTGAATGAAATTAAAGAAGAAATCCAGCTGATCAAATCCACCTCTGCTTCACCGACGATCAATAATGTTCTTTGCACAGTTACCCTGAATGAAATCTTCGAG